A window of Cellulomonas sp. SLBN-39 genomic DNA:
GACGTCGGCGGCTCGTCCTCCCACCGCACCGGCGGCATGAGCGCGGTGCGCGCGGCGGGCGGCTCGTCGTCGGGCGCGGACGGCGCCGGCCGCTGCTCGAGCCCGCCGCCGTGCGGCCCGGCGTGCGTGCCCGCGTAGACACCCGGGTGACCGCCCGGCGGGGTCGACGGCACGGGCATTGCCGCGGCGGCAGGCCCCGGGGGCGGCAGCGGCCCGGTCGGGGACGGCGGTGCGGGCAGCGTGCCCGACGGCGCGGGCAGCGGCGCCAGGTGCCCGGACGGCAGCACCGACTCCCGCACCGGGTGCCCGTCGTGCAGCTCGTTCCCCTCGGCGCGGGCACCGTCGCCGCGCGCCGGCGCGGTCAGCGGCATCGGCGCCGTCGGGGGGTGCGTGCGGGCCGGGTCGGCGGGCGCCGCGCGCCGCCCCGACGCCGGCGGCCCCTGGTACGGCTCCGCCGCGGGCAGCTTGGACCGGTCGCGGCGGATCGAGACGACGACGTCGCCGAACGGCACGGTGATCGGCGCCTGCGGCTTGTGCACCGCCACGTCCACGGCCTGGACGAGCGGGTGCGCGAGCACGGTCGCGGCGATCCGCTCGGCCACCGTCTCGACGAGGTCGACCGGGTCGCCGGACAGCACCGCGGCCACCTGCTCGGCCACCACGCCGTAGTGCACGGTGTGCACCAGGTCGTCGCCGGCCGCGGCCCGCCGCGTGTCGACGTGCAGCACGACGTCCGCGAGGAACGTCTGCCCGTCCCGTCTCTCGTGGTCCAGGACCCCGTGGTACCCGTACGCGCTGATGCCCTGGAGCCGGATCTGGTCGAGCCGCCGGCCCGAGCCGTCGCTGACGTCGTCGTCGTGCACGTTCACCGCGCCTCCTCTCCCCCGTGCGGGCCTGCGCCCGCACCCGTCGTCGCCCGTGGACCGGGCCCGTCCTGCGCGGCGCCCCAGGCCGCGGCCACCCGCACGGCGTCCGCCGACGCCGCGACCTCGTGCACCCGGACCGCCCACGCCCCGGCGTGCGCCGCCAGCGCCGTGACCGCGGCCGTGGCCCGGTCGCGCTGCAAGGGCGGGGCCGGCCGGCCGTCGGACCCGGCGAGCAGGTGCCCGAGGAACCGCTTGCGGCTCGCGCCCACGAGCACCGGGAACCCGTCGGCGACCAGCGCCGGCAGGTGCGCGAGCAGCGGCCAGTTGCTCGCTCCCGACTTGGCGAAGCCCAGCCCCGGGTCCAGCACCACCTGCTCGTCGCGCACCCCGGCGGCGCGCATCTGCGCGACCCGCTCGGCGAGCTCGCGCCGGACGTCCGCGACGACGTCGTCGTACACGTCGTGCTCGTCCATGACGTCGGCGTGCCCGCGCCAGTGCATGGCCACGTACGCGACCCCGGTGCGCGCCACGACGGCGTGCATGCCCGGGTCGGCCAGGCCGCCCGAGACGTCGTTGACGAGGACCGCGCCCCGCTCGACCGCCGCCTGCGCGACCGCGGCCCGCGTGGTGTCCACGCTCACCACGGCACCGGCCGCCACGAGCCGTTCGACGACCGGCAGCACCCGGGCCAGCTCGTCCTCCACCGGCACGCGCGCCGACCCGGGACGGGTGGACTCGCCGCCGACGTCGAGCAGGTCCGCGCCCTGCGCGAGCAGCTCCAGGCCGTGCGCGACCGCGGCGCCGGGCTCGTACCACCGCCCGCCGTCCGAGAACGAGTCGGGCGTGACGTTGACGACGCCCATGACCAGCGTGCGACCCGCGTCGCGCAGCGTGGTGGGGATCCCGGGCAGGCGGGAGCCGGCCGGTGCCGTGCTGCGTGCGCTGCGGTCCACGTCGCGAGCCTAGGGGGTCGGCCGGGAGACGAGGGACGCGGTCAGCGGCCGAGCACGAGGCTCATGGCCTCGGCCCGGGTGGCGGCGTCCCGCATCTGCCCGCGCACGGCCGACGTCGTGGTGCGCGAGCCGGGCTTGCGCACGCCGCGCATCGACATGCACAGGTGCTCGCACTCGACGACCACGATCACGCCGCGCGGCTCGAGCACCTCGACCATGGCGTCCGCGATCTGCGTCGTGAGGCGCTCCTGCACCTGGGGCCGGCGGGCGTAGACGTCCACCAGGCGCGCGATCTTCGACAGGCCCGTCACGCGACCGTCGGCGCCCGGGATGTACCCGACGTGCGCGACGCCGTGGAACGGCACGAGGTGGTGCTCGCAGGTGGAGTACACCTCGATGTCGCGCACGAGCACCATCTCCCCGTGCCCGACGTCGAACGTCGCGGTGAGCGCGTCGCGGGGGTCCATCGTCAGGCCCGCGAACACCTCGCGGTAGGCGCGGGCGACGCGCGCCGGCGTCTCGCGCAGCCCCTCGCGGTCGGGGTCCTCGCCGACGGCAGACAGCAGCTCGCGCACCGCGCGCTGCACGCGGGCCTCGTCGTACGGTCGCACCGACCGGCCCGACCGGGTGGTCGGGCCCGCAGCCGTGGGGGCCGCTGCCGCGGGCGTGGTCGCCGCGGGCCCGGACACGGTGGTCCCAGACGCGGTGGTGCCGGACGGCGCGGGGCCGGAGGGTGCGGGGCCGGACGGCGCAGCGCCGGACGGCGCGACCGGGGTCGGCGTGGACGGTGCCGCGGGCGCCGACGTCGCCGGGGCGACGGGCGGGGGCGGCAGCAGGCCCGGGGCCTCGGCGGCCGGGCGTCCGTCGGGGGTGGTCGGTGAGGTCATGTCATCCCTGCCCGTCGGTGTCGGGGGTCTGGCCCGGCGGCACCTCCACGACGACGGTGGCCGGGTTCTCGGACCGCGCGGCGGCGGCCTCGTCCTGCGGCACGACGGGAGCGCCGTCGAGGGCGGCGAGCTCGGCGGGCGTCATCACGGGACCGCGCTCGGAGACCGCGCGCTCGTCGCCGGAGATCCACACGTCGCGCGGCTCGCGCTTGACCACCGAGGCGAACACCTCGGTGAGCTGCTCCTGGTTGAGCGTCTCCTTCTCGAGCAGCTCCAGGACCAGGGCGTCGAGCACGTCGCGGTACTCCACGAGGATCGCGCGCGCCTCGTCGTGCGCCCGCTCGATGAGGGCCCGGACCTCGACGTCGATGGCACCGGCGACGGCCTCGGAGTAGTCGCGCTGGTGGCCGACGTCGCGCCCGAGGAAGACCTCGCTGGACTCCTGCCCGAGCTTGATCGCCCCGAGCTGGGCGCTCATGCCGAACTGCGTGACCATCTTCCGGGCGATCGACGTGGCCTTCTCGATGTCGTTGCTCGCCCCGGTGGTCGGGTCGTGGAAGACCAGCTCCTCGGCCACGCGCCCGCCCATGGCGTACGCGAGCTGGTCGAGCAGCTCGTTGCGCGTCGTGGAGTACTTGTCCTCCGTCGGCATGACCATCGTGTAGCCGAGGGCCCGGCCGCGCGGCAGGATCGTCACCTTCGTCACGGGGTCCGTGTACCGCAGGGCCCACGCCACGAGCGCGTGACCGCCCTCGTGGTACGCGGTGATCTTCAGCTCCTTGACGTTCATGACGCGCGTCCGCTTCTGCGGGCCGGCGATGACACGGTCGATCGCCTCGTCCAGCGCGGCGTCGTCGATGACCTGCGCGCCACGGCGTGCGGTGAGCAGCGCGGCCTCGTTGAGCACGTTCGCCAGGTCCGCGCCGGTGAAGCCCGGGGTACGGCGGGCCACGACGCCGAGGTCGACGCCCGGCGCCATGGGCTTGCCCATCGAGTGGACCGTGAGGATCTTCTCGCGCCCCTTGAGGTCGGGCGGCTCGACGGCGACCTGCCGGTCGAACCGGCCCGGCCGCAGCAGGGCGGGGTCGAGGATGTCGGGGCGGTTCGTCGCCGCGATGAGGATGACGTTCGTCTTGACGTCGAACCCGTCCATCTCGACGAGCATCTGGTTGAGCGTCTGCTCGCGCTCGTCGTGCCCGCCGCCGAGCCCCGCGCCACGGTGCCGGCCGACCGCGTCGATCTCGTCGACGAAGATGATCGCCGGCGAGTTCTCCTTGGCCTGCTGGAACAGGTCGCGCACGCGGCTGGCACCGACGCCGACGAACATCTCGACGAAGTCCGAGCCGGAGATCGAGTAGAACGGCACGCCCGCCTCGCCGGCGACCGCGCGCGCCAGCAGCGTCTTGCCGGTGCCGGGGGGGCCGTAGAGCAGCACACCCTTGGGGATCTTCGCGCCGACGGCCTGGAACTTGCCGGGCTCGGAGAGGAACTCCTTGATCTCCTGGAGCTCCTCGAGGGCCTCGTCCACGCCCGCGACGTCGGCGAAGGTGACCTTCGGCGACTCCTTGGAGACCAGCTTGGCCTTGGACTTGCCGAAGCTCATGACCCGCGAGCCGCCGCCCTGCATGTTCGACATGAGGAACCAGAACAGCGCCAGGATGATGATGAACGGCAGCACCAGCCCGAGCAGGCTGCTCCACCAGGAGACCTGCGGGACCTCGGAGTTCCACCCGCCCGCCGGGTCGGCCTCGGCGACGGCCGCCGCCACGTCGTCGCCCTGCGGCGTGACGTAGAAGAAGTACAGCTGCGTGCCGAGGTCGTTGCCGTCCTCGTCCTTGTAGGCGTCCTCGAGCGTCAGGTCGACGCGCTGCGTGCCCTCGGTGATGAGGACCTGGTCGACCTTCCCCCCGGACAGCAGCTCGAGGCCCGTCGAGGTGTCGACCCGCTGGGCGGACGGGGTCCGCAGCAGGCTCGTGGCGACGAGGGCGATCAGGACGGCCAGCGCGATCCACAGCAGCGGACCACGGGCGAGACGCTTGAGGTTCATGGGCGATCGGGGCGCGGGCCCCTCATCCTCCGGTCGCAGGGTTCCTGGCTGGAAGTTTTACACGGCGGCTCTGAGAGCACCCTGGGTGTTCGCCCAGGGCACAGCCCGTGCCACCGGCCGGGCGAGGCTCGCCCGACGTGCCCCGCGCCCCCCGCCCGGCGTGCGCCGGAACCGCGTGGCGGTCCGGTCAGACGGAGTACACGTGCGGCGCGAGCGTCGCGACGAACGGCAGGTTGCGGTACTTCTCGGCGTAGTCCAGCCCGTACCCGACGACGAACTCGGTGGGGATGTCGAAGCCGACGTACCGCACGGGCACCTCGACCTTCGCGGCCTCCGGCTTGCGCAGCATGGTCGCGATCTCGACCGACTCCGGCCCGCGCGAGCGCAGGTTCGACAGCAGCCACGACAGGGTCAGGCCCGAGTCGATGATGTCCTCGGCGATGAGCACGTGCTTGCCCGTCAGGTCCGTGTCGAGGTCCTTGAGGATCCGCACGACGCCCGAGGACTTGGTCCCGGAGCCGTACGACGAGACCGCCATCCAGTCCATCGCGAGCGGGGTGTGCAGGCGGCGCGCGAGGTCCGCCATCACCATGACCGCGCCCTTGAGCACGCCGACCAGGAGCAGGTCCTTGCCGGCGTAGTCGGCGTCGATCTGCGCCGCCATCTCGTCGAGCCGGGTGTGCAGCTGCTCCTCGCTGAGGAGGACCTTCTCGAGGTCGTCGCCCATGTCCGACGCGTCCACGCCTACTCCTGCCCGTCGTGCCCGTGGTCGGCGTGCGCGCCGACGTGGTCCGGCCCCGTCGGCCGGCCGAGGTAGAGCCTGCCACACGCCCGGCGCGCGACGACCCGTCCGGGCAGGTGCGCGGGCCCCTGGCCGTGCCAGCCCACCACGAGGGCGTCGAGCGCCAGGACGTGGGACCGCGCGACCGACCCGGACGGGGCCCCCGCGCGCACCGCGGCGGCACGCAGCGCCCGGCGCCGCACGGCGACGGGGCCGCCGCCGAGCACGTCGACGTCGACCACCACCGCGGCACCCGCCCCCGGCGCCGCGTCCCCCGCCACCAGCGCCGCCCGCAGCAGGGCGTCGGCCGCCGCGTCCAGGGCGTCCGCGTCCTCGGCGAGCTGCGCGGCCGTGCGCGCGAGGGCCTGGGCGACGCCGGGGCCGAGCACGTCCTCGAGCACCGGCAGCACCTCCGCGCGCACCCGGCTGCGCAGCGGAAGGCTCGCGGGAACGTCGTCCGCCCCGTCGCCCACCGGCTCGTCGGGGGGCGTCTCGGGCGCCCCGGGGCGGCCGTTGGTCGGGTCGTGCCACGGCACGAGGCCCAGCGCGGCGCACACCGCCTCGGTGTCGGCACGCCGCAGCCCCAGCAGCGGCCGGCGCAGGCGTCCGCGCACGGGCCGCATGCCGGCCAGCGCGCGGGCGCCCGAGCCGCGGGCCAGCGCCAGCAGCACCTGCTCGGCCTGGTCGTCGAGGGTGTGGCCGAGCAGCACCGCGGCTGCCCCGACCTCGTCCGCGACGGCGTCGAGGGCGCCGTACCGGGCGGTGCGCGCCGCCGCCTCGGCCCCCCCGCTCCCCTGCACCTCGACGGTCACCACCCGCACGGGGTCGAGCCCCAGGCCCCGGCACGCGGCGGCGGCGGCCCGCGCCACGTCGGCCGAGCCGGGCTGCAGGCCGTGGTCGACGACGACGGCACCGGCGGGCCGGGCCGGGGCCGGACCGTGCACGCAGACGTGCGCGACGGCCGCCGCCAGGGCCAGGGAGTCCGCACCGCCGGAGCACGCCACGAGCACGGGCGCACCGGTCGGCAGGTCCGCGAGCGCGGCGCGCACGGCGACGCGCACCGCGGCGACGGCGGGCGGCGGTCCGCCCACGTCAGCCGTGCACGCGGCGCACCCAGGCGCCGGGGTCGGCGACCTCGGCGGGCGTCGGCAGTGCCGCGGGTGCCGACCAGACGGCGTTGAGCCCGTCCAGCCCGACCCGGCCGCGCACGGCGCGCACGAACGCGGCGCCCTCGCGGTACTGGGCGAGCTTGAGGTCGAGGCCGAGCAGCCGGCGCAGCACGCGGGCGGGGCCGCGGGCGCGGGTGACGGCGTCGCGGCGGGCCTCGAACGCGCGGCGGATCCGCCGCACGGTGGGCACGACGCGGGGGCCGACCTCGTCCATCATCACGTCGGCGTGCCCCTCGAGCAGGGCCATCACGGCGCCGACCTCCTCGAAGACGTCCCGCTGGCCGGGCGTGAGCATCGCGGTCAGGCCGTCGCCGGTGCTCCGCGCGGCGTGCACGAGCGACTCGACGAGCTCGTCGAGCGACGGAGCCAGGGCCGCCCCCGGGCCGCCGGGCGAGAGGTCCGCCAGGTCGGCCAGGAGCCGGCCCGCGCGGGTGCGGACGTGGTCGGCGAGCCAGGGCGCGGCGGCGAACTGCAGCGCGTGGGTCTGCTCGTGCAGCGCGACCCAGAGCCGGAAGTGCCCGGGGTCGACGCGCAGGGCCCGCTCGGTCGCCAGCACGTTCGGCGCGACGAGCAGCAGCCGGCCCGGAGCCCCCGGACCGGCCGTGAACGGGTCGAACTGCCCGAGGACCTTGCCCGAGAGCAGCGCGAGGACCGCCGCGACCTCGGCGGCCGCGGCCAGGCGTGCGGCGTCGGGCACCTGCACCGGCGTGCCGTCGGACCGGGTGGCCAGGGGTGCGGCCATGACGGCGAACGTCTGCGCGTTGGCCCGCGCCCACCCGGCCCGGTCGACGACGAGCACCCGCGAGAGGGCCTGCCCCGGGTCCGCGGGCGTCAGGCCGGTGATGTCGACGACGTGCCCGGCGGCCCGGCCGGCGGCGTCGCGCAGGTCGGCGACCAGCGCCTCGAGCTCGTCGCGCGGGGCGGGAGGTCCGGGCGGCGCCAGCCGGCCCGCGAGCCGTGCGGCCGCGGGCCAGTCGACGGGTCCTGCCGGGGCGGGGTCCATCCGCCCCACGGTAGCCGCGGCCCGGGCGTCAGCGGCAGCCGCAGGCCGCGAGCGCGGTGACGAACCCGTCGAGGGCCTGCCGCGGCGCCCACTGCCCGCCGGCGGGGGTCGCGTCGGCCATCAGCGCGAACACGAGCTGGCGGCGCTGGGCGTCGAGGACGGTGCCGGTCAGCGACGTGACGCCGGTGAGGCTGCCGGTCTTGGCGCGCACGAGCCCGCGGGCGTCCGTCGCGGTGTACCGGTCGGCGAGCGTGCCGGTCAGCCCGCCGATCGGCATGCCCGTCGCGACGTCGCGCAGCAGCGGGTACGCCGGGTCGGTGGTGAGGCGGACCAGGTCGACGAGCAGGCGGGGGCTGAGCTGCGAGCCGTCGGCCAGCCCCGACGCGTCCGCCAGCCGGGCGCCGGAGACGTCGACGCCGAGGTTGCCGATCTCGCGCAGCACGGCCTGCGTGCCGCCGTCGAAGCTGGCGGGCAGCCCGGCGTCGATCGCGACGAGCCGGGAGACCACCTCGGTGATGGTGTTGTCGGAGGTGTCGAGGAAGTGGTGGATGACGTCGACCAGGGGTGCGGACTCGACCCGGGCGAGCTCGGTGCCCTCGGCCGGCGAGCTGCGCCGCACGGGGTCGCCCTCGACGGTGACGCCCGCGTCGGCGAGGCGCTGCACGAAGACGTCGGCGGCCGCCATGGACGGGTCCGTGTGGCGGGGCACGTACTCCCCGTCGGTGGTCTTGGCGATGTCCACGGCCAGCGCGGTCACGGGGGCGACGTACCCGCCGGTGAGGTCGGTGGCCGCCCACGACGGGTTGACGGTGGGCCCGGTGAACAGGGTGTCGTCGACCTCGAGGCGCACGCTCGTCACGCCCTGCAGCGCGAGCGCGGCGGCGGTGGCGCGGGCCAGGTCGGCGAGCCCGGCGTGGCCGACGGTCGCGTCGGGGTCGCCGTCGCCCGCCGCGAGCATCATGTCGCCGCCGCCGACCAGCGCGAGCGTGCGGTCCCCGGAGACGAGGACGCGGGTGGGGAGCGTCGCGGCCGGGTCCAGCGCGGTGAGCGCGGCGACGCCCGTGAGGACCTTGGCCGTCGAGGCGGGTGTCCGGGCGTCGTCGGCCTGGTGCTCGCCGAGCACCTCGCCGGTGAGCTGGTCGACGACGAGCACGCCGACGTCGGCGGCCGAGCCGAGGCGGGCGTCGCCGACGAGGCCGTCGACGAGCGCCTGCACGGCGGCGGCGTCCGGCAGGGGCACCTGGTCGTCGAGCTCGGCCATGACGGGGACCACGGCCGCCGGCTCGGCCGCACCCGGCGCCGTGGGGAACGGCGAGGGGTCCGGCACGGGTGGGGCGAGCGTCACCATCCCGGGGACGACGTCGTAGGCGTCGGCCGTCACGTAGGCCCCGCCCGCCAGCACCAGCACCAGCGCGGTCGTCAGTCCGACACGCAGGCCTGTGGTCATCGTCACGCTCCGCCCCGGGCGGGGTCCGGTCGTGCCCCGCCGGTGCGTCAGACTACTGTCCCGAGACAACGGCGCCCCGGGGAGACGACGCGTCCTGCCGACACCCTCCCCGAGCCCACCCGGGCAGGGGCGGGCGCGCGGGACGTAGGAGGAGCAGCATGGAGTTCGACGTCACGATCGAGATCCCCAAGGGTCAGCGCAACAAGTACGAGGTGGACCACGCCACCGGGCGCATCCGCCTCGACCGGATGCTGTTCACGTCGACCCGCTACCCGGACGACTACGGGTTCATCGACGGGACTCTCGGCGAGGACGGCGACCCGCTGGACGCGCTCGTGCTCCTGGAGGAGCCGACGTTCCCCGGGTGCCTGATCCGCTGCCGCGCGCTCGGCATGTTCCGCATGCGCGACGAGGCCGGCGGCGACGACAAGGTCCTGTGCGTCCCGACGGGCGACCAGCGCGCCGCGTGGCGCCAGGACATCGACGACGTGTCGGACTTCCACCGGCTGGAGATCCAGCACTTCTTCGAGGTCTACAAGGACCTCGAGCCGGGCAAGTCCGTCGAGGGCGCCCACTGGGTGGGTCGCGCCGAGGCGGAGGCCGAGATCGAGCGGTCCCGCCAGCGCGCGATCGACTCCGGGTACTACGCGCACTGAGCACCTGCGACGACGCCCGCCGACGCCCTGCGCGCGGCGGGCGTCGTCGTGCGTGACGACTGGTGGCCCGCCGTCAGGGACGGCCGGCGTAGGGCATCGTCCCGGACCAGCGCATGGGCACCACGCGCAGGGGGACGCCCGGCCGTGACGCCTCGACGATCTGCCCGCCGCCGGCCCA
This region includes:
- the folK gene encoding 2-amino-4-hydroxy-6-hydroxymethyldihydropteridine diphosphokinase, with product MNVHDDDVSDGSGRRLDQIRLQGISAYGYHGVLDHERRDGQTFLADVVLHVDTRRAAAGDDLVHTVHYGVVAEQVAAVLSGDPVDLVETVAERIAATVLAHPLVQAVDVAVHKPQAPITVPFGDVVVSIRRDRSKLPAAEPYQGPPASGRRAAPADPARTHPPTAPMPLTAPARGDGARAEGNELHDGHPVRESVLPSGHLAPLPAPSGTLPAPPSPTGPLPPPGPAAAAMPVPSTPPGGHPGVYAGTHAGPHGGGLEQRPAPSAPDDEPPAARTALMPPVRWEDEPPTSPVTGELVVDELDQAPPAPVDVVLALGANVGPAQETLRHAVADLAAVPGVEIVAVSPLARTAAVGPEQPDYLNAVLLARTSLGPRDLLRAVHAVEQRHGRERTERWGPRTLDVDIVVYGSTTAVTDDLELPHPRAHERAFVLAPWAQVDPEAVLPGLGGGPVAQLAATAPDREGVRWMALDWLTAPVPAASPEPDDEHGPDAQQP
- the folP gene encoding dihydropteroate synthase, producing the protein MGVVNVTPDSFSDGGRWYEPGAAVAHGLELLAQGADLLDVGGESTRPGSARVPVEDELARVLPVVERLVAAGAVVSVDTTRAAVAQAAVERGAVLVNDVSGGLADPGMHAVVARTGVAYVAMHWRGHADVMDEHDVYDDVVADVRRELAERVAQMRAAGVRDEQVVLDPGLGFAKSGASNWPLLAHLPALVADGFPVLVGASRKRFLGHLLAGSDGRPAPPLQRDRATAAVTALAAHAGAWAVRVHEVAASADAVRVAAAWGAAQDGPGPRATTGAGAGPHGGEEAR
- the folE gene encoding GTP cyclohydrolase I FolE encodes the protein MRPYDEARVQRAVRELLSAVGEDPDREGLRETPARVARAYREVFAGLTMDPRDALTATFDVGHGEMVLVRDIEVYSTCEHHLVPFHGVAHVGYIPGADGRVTGLSKIARLVDVYARRPQVQERLTTQIADAMVEVLEPRGVIVVVECEHLCMSMRGVRKPGSRTTTSAVRGQMRDAATRAEAMSLVLGR
- the ftsH gene encoding ATP-dependent zinc metalloprotease FtsH, translated to MNLKRLARGPLLWIALAVLIALVATSLLRTPSAQRVDTSTGLELLSGGKVDQVLITEGTQRVDLTLEDAYKDEDGNDLGTQLYFFYVTPQGDDVAAAVAEADPAGGWNSEVPQVSWWSSLLGLVLPFIIILALFWFLMSNMQGGGSRVMSFGKSKAKLVSKESPKVTFADVAGVDEALEELQEIKEFLSEPGKFQAVGAKIPKGVLLYGPPGTGKTLLARAVAGEAGVPFYSISGSDFVEMFVGVGASRVRDLFQQAKENSPAIIFVDEIDAVGRHRGAGLGGGHDEREQTLNQMLVEMDGFDVKTNVILIAATNRPDILDPALLRPGRFDRQVAVEPPDLKGREKILTVHSMGKPMAPGVDLGVVARRTPGFTGADLANVLNEAALLTARRGAQVIDDAALDEAIDRVIAGPQKRTRVMNVKELKITAYHEGGHALVAWALRYTDPVTKVTILPRGRALGYTMVMPTEDKYSTTRNELLDQLAYAMGGRVAEELVFHDPTTGASNDIEKATSIARKMVTQFGMSAQLGAIKLGQESSEVFLGRDVGHQRDYSEAVAGAIDVEVRALIERAHDEARAILVEYRDVLDALVLELLEKETLNQEQLTEVFASVVKREPRDVWISGDERAVSERGPVMTPAELAALDGAPVVPQDEAAAARSENPATVVVEVPPGQTPDTDGQG
- the hpt gene encoding hypoxanthine phosphoribosyltransferase is translated as MDASDMGDDLEKVLLSEEQLHTRLDEMAAQIDADYAGKDLLLVGVLKGAVMVMADLARRLHTPLAMDWMAVSSYGSGTKSSGVVRILKDLDTDLTGKHVLIAEDIIDSGLTLSWLLSNLRSRGPESVEIATMLRKPEAAKVEVPVRYVGFDIPTEFVVGYGLDYAEKYRNLPFVATLAPHVYSV
- the tilS gene encoding tRNA lysidine(34) synthetase TilS, yielding MGGPPPAVAAVRVAVRAALADLPTGAPVLVACSGGADSLALAAAVAHVCVHGPAPARPAGAVVVDHGLQPGSADVARAAAAACRGLGLDPVRVVTVEVQGSGGAEAAARTARYGALDAVADEVGAAAVLLGHTLDDQAEQVLLALARGSGARALAGMRPVRGRLRRPLLGLRRADTEAVCAALGLVPWHDPTNGRPGAPETPPDEPVGDGADDVPASLPLRSRVRAEVLPVLEDVLGPGVAQALARTAAQLAEDADALDAAADALLRAALVAGDAAPGAGAAVVVDVDVLGGGPVAVRRRALRAAAVRAGAPSGSVARSHVLALDALVVGWHGQGPAHLPGRVVARRACGRLYLGRPTGPDHVGAHADHGHDGQE
- a CDS encoding zinc-dependent metalloprotease, with product MDPAPAGPVDWPAAARLAGRLAPPGPPAPRDELEALVADLRDAAGRAAGHVVDITGLTPADPGQALSRVLVVDRAGWARANAQTFAVMAAPLATRSDGTPVQVPDAARLAAAAEVAAVLALLSGKVLGQFDPFTAGPGAPGRLLLVAPNVLATERALRVDPGHFRLWVALHEQTHALQFAAAPWLADHVRTRAGRLLADLADLSPGGPGAALAPSLDELVESLVHAARSTGDGLTAMLTPGQRDVFEEVGAVMALLEGHADVMMDEVGPRVVPTVRRIRRAFEARRDAVTRARGPARVLRRLLGLDLKLAQYREGAAFVRAVRGRVGLDGLNAVWSAPAALPTPAEVADPGAWVRRVHG
- the dacB gene encoding D-alanyl-D-alanine carboxypeptidase/D-alanyl-D-alanine-endopeptidase, coding for MTTGLRVGLTTALVLVLAGGAYVTADAYDVVPGMVTLAPPVPDPSPFPTAPGAAEPAAVVPVMAELDDQVPLPDAAAVQALVDGLVGDARLGSAADVGVLVVDQLTGEVLGEHQADDARTPASTAKVLTGVAALTALDPAATLPTRVLVSGDRTLALVGGGDMMLAAGDGDPDATVGHAGLADLARATAAALALQGVTSVRLEVDDTLFTGPTVNPSWAATDLTGGYVAPVTALAVDIAKTTDGEYVPRHTDPSMAAADVFVQRLADAGVTVEGDPVRRSSPAEGTELARVESAPLVDVIHHFLDTSDNTITEVVSRLVAIDAGLPASFDGGTQAVLREIGNLGVDVSGARLADASGLADGSQLSPRLLVDLVRLTTDPAYPLLRDVATGMPIGGLTGTLADRYTATDARGLVRAKTGSLTGVTSLTGTVLDAQRRQLVFALMADATPAGGQWAPRQALDGFVTALAACGCR
- a CDS encoding inorganic diphosphatase, yielding MEFDVTIEIPKGQRNKYEVDHATGRIRLDRMLFTSTRYPDDYGFIDGTLGEDGDPLDALVLLEEPTFPGCLIRCRALGMFRMRDEAGGDDKVLCVPTGDQRAAWRQDIDDVSDFHRLEIQHFFEVYKDLEPGKSVEGAHWVGRAEAEAEIERSRQRAIDSGYYAH